Sequence from the uncultured Flavobacterium sp. genome:
TAAATCTTTTATATCAATTATTTTTTCAGGTTTAACCAAAGCCGTTTTTCCGAGTTTAATTACTGCTTTGGATTTTGAATTACTTCTAAAATTCTTCATCGTTTTTTTATTCGACCAACGTTCAAATAACCAAAGCACTGATGGATTATCTTGTTCGAAATACGCTTCTGACATAATATTATTTTCATCAGAAAGAGATTCTAATACATAATCAATCAATATCTTACGGAACTTCTCCTGATATTCTTCTTTAACTTCATAACGTGTGATTGTAGCAGCTATTTCTTCGCTTTTAAATTCTTCAGCTAGAGTTTTATGTGCAGCTTTGGCTGATGCAGATAATGAAAATGCTGAAAAAGCTACTATTGCAGTGAGCATTTTAGGGATTCTTTTTTTCATATCATTTCGTTTTATAATTAGTGCTTACTTTTTTTGACGGTGTTCAGCTTTTCCGTTTTTAAATTGTTTTTTTACTTCTGAAAACTAAAACTCCCAGATAATGAAACAATAAACCGGTTCCCCATGCAGCGGTTTGCCACAAAGGCCATAAATACGTTCTGTCTGTAAAAAACCAGATCAACCAAATGGCTGGAATACTTAATACGAATACTAATAAGTGAATTCTGAAACCTTTTTCCGGATTGATTTGAGCAACTTTTTGCTCGTTTGCTAAATGTCTCATGATGTTGATTTTATAATTTTTTGAATATTTATTTAAATTGTTATTTTGAAAAAAATGTATTGGTATAATCCTTACGGGATATTTTATCTGGCGGGTCTTTTATTTTTACTACCAACCTTTAAATTCTGGCGGATTATCTTTTTTACTATTCTATTTATTTAAGTTGTTTTCCTAATTTCTCTACTTTTTTTAGCCATTTATTTCGTTGACTTTCAGTTGATTTTCGCATAAAACCAAATGTTGAAAATCTGATTGGATCAAATCCTACGTAACCAAAAACAATGTTTTTAAGGATCTGATATTGTGAGGCTCGGTAAATGAGATAGAACCACCATTTTGGCGTGTCCATTGTAACAAGAAGCCTTAAGCTTTTTCCTTTTAAAAGTTTTTCGGGGAATATTTTTC
This genomic interval carries:
- a CDS encoding antibiotic biosynthesis monooxygenase, whose amino-acid sequence is MKKRIPKMLTAIVAFSAFSLSASAKAAHKTLAEEFKSEEIAATITRYEVKEEYQEKFRKILIDYVLESLSDENNIMSEAYFEQDNPSVLWLFERWSNKKTMKNFRSNSKSKAVIKLGKTALVKPEKIIDIKDLEPISKQDWRKVSKKEDNQLTIMLFVDAKSGTEESFKNIYHTAMPKFRSEPGVVSYQLSQLEEDKTQFVTFEKFRSKDAFEYHLNFPPIQPVIEYLNTSIKKQPFQDGIHNLIEFAPLTRE
- a CDS encoding 2TM domain-containing protein → MRHLANEQKVAQINPEKGFRIHLLVFVLSIPAIWLIWFFTDRTYLWPLWQTAAWGTGLLFHYLGVLVFRSKKTI